The genomic region CATAGGCGAAGACCGAGCCGGTCTGCGGCACCGCGTGCACCATCTGGGCGTAGGAGAAGGCGGTGAAGCCCATCGCGACGGTGGCGGCCAGGTAGACGGCGGCCACCGCGCCGTGGCTCTTGGCGTCCAGCACCCCGAAGATCCCGACCGGGGCCATCGGCGCGATGAAGAGCAGACCGTAGACCACCAGGTCGCGCAGGCCCAGGCTGCGCCGCAGGCCGTTCGGCTCGGGTCGTTCGTTCACCCGTCAGATTTGACCACCTGACGCAGCGTCCGCGCCGGAAGTGACCAGGTCTCGGCGCGGCATCCCCGCCCCGGCAGCGCGCCCGTACGATAGGGGCATGTCGACCACCGCTCAGCGCCGCGTCCTGCTCGCCGCCCCCCGGGGCTACTGCGCGGGCGTCGACCGCGCCGTCATCGCCGTGGAGAAGGCCCTCGAGCAGTACGGGGCGCCGATCTACGTCCGCAAGCAGATCGTCCACAACAAGTACGTCGTGCAGACCCTGGAGAAGCAGGGCGCGATCTTCGTCGACGAGACGGAGGAGGTGCCCGAGGGTTCGATCGTGGTCTTCTCCGCGCACGGCGTGGCCCCCGCGGTGCACGACGAGGCGAAGGCCGGCAAGCTCGCCACCATCGACGCCACCTGCCCCCTGGTGACCAAGGTGCACAAGGAGGCCGTCCGGTTCGCGGACGAGGACTACGACATCCTGCTGGTCGGCCACGAGGGCCACGAGGAGGTGATCGGCACCATGGGCGAGGCCCCGGAGCGGATCCACCTGGTGGACGGCGCCGAGGACGTGGCGAACGTGCAGGTCCGCGACGAGTCCAAGGTCGTCTGGCTCTCCCAAACCACTCTTTCGGTGGACGAGACCATGGCCACCGTCGGCGAGCTGAAGAAGCGCTTCCCGCTGCTGGTCTCGCCGCCCAGCGACGACATCTGCTACGCCACCCAGAACCGCCAGGTGGTGGTCAAGCAGATCGCCGCCGAGACCGACCTGCTGATCGTGGTCGGCTCCAAGAACTCCTCCAACTCGGTCCGC from Kitasatospora azatica KCTC 9699 harbors:
- a CDS encoding 4-hydroxy-3-methylbut-2-enyl diphosphate reductase — its product is MSTTAQRRVLLAAPRGYCAGVDRAVIAVEKALEQYGAPIYVRKQIVHNKYVVQTLEKQGAIFVDETEEVPEGSIVVFSAHGVAPAVHDEAKAGKLATIDATCPLVTKVHKEAVRFADEDYDILLVGHEGHEEVIGTMGEAPERIHLVDGAEDVANVQVRDESKVVWLSQTTLSVDETMATVGELKKRFPLLVSPPSDDICYATQNRQVVVKQIAAETDLLIVVGSKNSSNSVRLVEVGLEYGAKAAHLVDFAEELDEAWLEGVSTVGLTSGASVPEILVQGVLEWLAERGFGQVETVRTAEETLTFSLPKELRRDLRAEAAGKLA